Proteins encoded by one window of Desulfovibrio ferrophilus:
- the ybeY gene encoding rRNA maturation RNase YbeY — MSVISMAVRPGLNPSMIVGKSEAHALAVRVLEALGMDDAELELTLTDDREMARLHQATLGRTGPTNGLAFNDEDSERPEYLGEVVISVDTLARECDLYGQPPLEHMARLMAHSFLHLAGMDHSPEMDELTEAAVDAIIG, encoded by the coding sequence ATGAGTGTCATCTCCATGGCGGTTCGACCAGGCTTGAATCCCTCCATGATTGTGGGGAAGAGTGAGGCCCATGCTCTGGCTGTTCGCGTTCTGGAAGCTTTGGGCATGGATGATGCCGAGTTGGAGTTGACCCTGACCGATGATCGGGAGATGGCCCGCCTGCATCAGGCCACTCTGGGCCGCACCGGGCCGACCAATGGTCTGGCCTTCAATGACGAAGACTCCGAGCGTCCGGAGTACCTGGGCGAGGTGGTCATCTCCGTGGACACTCTGGCCCGGGAATGTGATTTGTACGGCCAGCCTCCTTTGGAGCACATGGCCCGGCTCATGGCTCACTCCTTTCTGCATCTGGCGGGGATGGATCACAGCCCGGAGATGGACGAACTGACCGAGGCCGCAGTGGATGCCATCATCGGTTGA
- the argF gene encoding ornithine carbamoyltransferase — protein sequence MPRHFLSILDLDKDTAHALVKRAKEMKECDFHSDLLAGKTVALIFEKASTRTRVSFEVGINHLGGNSLLMTPAESQLGRSEPLSDTSRVLSRYCAGMVVRTFGQEIVDELSHYASVPVINALTDMYHPCQVMSDMLTMYERTPDLANLKVAWVGDGNNMAHSFINAAILFGYELVLACPEGYDPDPNLMAHAKAEGARVTLVRTPEEACEGAHYVNTDVWASMGQEEEQKQREAAFAGFMIDDDMLAVADSEVKVMHCLPAHRGEEISEEVFESERSIVFDQAENRLHMQKAIMEWIFSE from the coding sequence ATGCCCAGACATTTTCTGAGTATTCTGGATCTGGATAAAGACACCGCTCATGCCTTGGTCAAACGCGCCAAGGAGATGAAAGAGTGTGATTTTCATAGTGATCTGCTGGCCGGCAAGACCGTTGCCCTGATTTTCGAGAAAGCTTCCACGCGAACCCGCGTGTCCTTCGAAGTCGGCATCAATCATCTGGGCGGCAACTCGCTGCTCATGACCCCTGCGGAATCTCAGCTGGGCCGAAGCGAGCCCCTGTCCGACACCTCGCGCGTGTTGTCGCGCTACTGCGCGGGAATGGTGGTGCGGACCTTTGGTCAGGAGATCGTGGACGAGCTGTCGCATTATGCCTCGGTCCCGGTGATCAATGCCCTGACGGACATGTATCATCCCTGTCAGGTGATGAGCGATATGCTGACCATGTACGAACGCACTCCCGATCTGGCGAATCTCAAGGTTGCCTGGGTTGGTGACGGCAACAATATGGCTCATTCGTTCATCAATGCAGCGATCCTGTTCGGGTACGAGTTGGTTCTGGCCTGTCCCGAAGGCTATGACCCCGATCCCAATCTGATGGCTCACGCCAAGGCCGAGGGTGCACGTGTGACTCTGGTTCGCACGCCTGAGGAGGCCTGTGAAGGGGCGCATTACGTCAATACCGATGTCTGGGCGTCCATGGGACAGGAAGAGGAGCAGAAGCAGCGCGAGGCTGCCTTTGCTGGCTTCATGATCGATGATGATATGCTGGCTGTTGCCGACTCTGAAGTGAAGGTCATGCACTGCCTGCCCGCCCATCGCGGTGAGGAAATTTCTGAAGAGGTCTTTGAGAGCGAACGTTCCATCGTCTTCGATCAGGCGGAAAATCGTCTGCACATGCAGAAGGCCATCATGGAATGGATTTTCAGCGAGTAA
- a CDS encoding bacteriohemerythrin has translation MPVYWFDGLAVNVEKIDSQHKKLIDMINGLEKAIEMRRGTSQLTLLVDEMIGYARTHFNAEEGLMNRYGYPEFDSHVAEHEAFIDKTMSLAFAPDDDENRPVEVLKFLREWLVNHINGTDKPLGPFLNAQGVR, from the coding sequence ATGCCTGTCTACTGGTTCGACGGCCTGGCCGTGAACGTGGAAAAAATAGATTCACAGCACAAGAAACTCATCGACATGATCAACGGCCTGGAAAAGGCCATTGAAATGAGGCGAGGCACATCTCAGTTGACCCTTCTGGTTGATGAGATGATCGGTTACGCCCGTACTCATTTCAATGCCGAAGAAGGCCTGATGAACCGCTATGGCTACCCGGAATTCGATAGCCATGTGGCTGAGCATGAAGCGTTTATCGACAAGACCATGTCTTTGGCTTTTGCCCCCGATGATGACGAAAATCGTCCCGTAGAGGTCTTGAAATTTTTGCGCGAGTGGCTGGTGAATCACATCAATGGCACAGACAAACCTCTGGGGCCATTTCTCAATGCCCAAGGCGTACGCTGA